From a single Lolium rigidum isolate FL_2022 chromosome 7, APGP_CSIRO_Lrig_0.1, whole genome shotgun sequence genomic region:
- the LOC124677139 gene encoding uncharacterized protein LOC124677139 — MAATRKPRSPAAAAAADHLRFLRPGALARLRDARLRRASRPAPAPPSPSPSPPPAAAAGPFLPYYVPASRLLSPRCPQRKKLTAAKAVTLFPPPSTDLPFEAVMEFLNIPDMVVAAH; from the coding sequence ATGGCGGCCACGCGCAAGCCCCgatccccggccgccgccgccgccgccgaccacctccgcttcctccgccccgGCGCCCTCGCCCGCCTCCGCGACGCCAGGCTCCGCCGCGCCTCCCGCCCGGCCCCGGCGCCGCCCTCGCCGTCCCCCTCTCCCCCGCCCGCGGCCGCGGCGGGGCCCTTCCTGCCCTACTACGTGCCCGCGTCGAGGCTCCTCTCCCCGCGGTGCCCGCAGCGGAAGAAGCTCACCGCGGCCAAGGCCGTCACGCTCTTCCCCCCGCCGAGCACGGACCTGCCCTTCGAGGCGGTTATGGAGTTCCTCAACATCCCGGACATGGTCGTCGCCGCCCACTAG
- the LOC124674021 gene encoding myosin-3-like: MSSRNRSAATATAAPPPAPTLRTPRRLRRRALKAPGSGGGRRSGPATPLLRWDTGTGNGAPGEKRGDKASAAGPGPGAREKAPRDVSVRRLAAGVWRLRPPEAVVGGSAGAAGGAGEGRVHVGLEHIPRHLQVQLLKQNTVGRHQNLKNEISSPISVLQPKSEELHKVQLHGASPMLPVTTMEKATKWEPESMKGMESHDAYLIASQLNLLNEQQDASYVANLQLELRQARDRVDELESERRSTKKKLDHLFKKLAEEKAAWKSREHEKVRAVLEDMKANLDHEKKNRRRLELINMKLVSELKETKMSANQLLQEYDEERKTRELTEEVCNELAREVEEDKAEIEALKHDSMKLREEVDEERKMLQMAEVWREERVQMKLVDAKLTLDAKYTELSKLQQDVEAFIAACSCSRGGVTVVEEAEKIIQTIKSVRAQETEFRYEPPAASEDIFSIFEELRPSDEPVIKEIEQCYNNSSTVCESEIQEASAMTDMFLEKPAKVYANKKPHNESDDGDASSWETISHEEMQGSSGSPDGSESSVNKIFDGSISWTSRTDFEYGEIEKLKDDLADAYLTTMSQPKKKESAISKLWKSSRPKNSDVCKKDAMEALNGRSSNVRLSVGTHSTIESGIQEIGLSPPSAEQWSSPDSMNIQFNRGFRGCMEYPRTSQKHSLKEKLMEARMVSQKLQLRQVLKQKI; encoded by the exons ATGAGCTCCAGgaaccgctccgccgccaccgccaccgcggcaCCGCCCCCCGCGCCGACGCTCCGGACGCCGCGGCGCCTCCGCCGGCGCGCGCTCAAGGCCCCGGggtcgggcggcgggcggcggagcggGCCCGCCACGCCGCTGCTGCGCTGGGACACGGGCACCGGCAATGGGGCGCCGGGCGAGAAGCGCGGGGACAAGGCGTCCGCGGCCGGACCCGGACCCGGCGCGCGGGAGAAGGCGCCGCGGGATGTGTCGGTGAGGAGGCTCGCCGCCGGGGTGTGGCGCCTGCGGCCCCCGGAGGCGGTCGTCGGTGGCTCGGcaggcgccgccggcggcgccggggaGGGCAGGGTTCACGTGGGGCTCGAG CATATCCCGAGGCATCTACAAGTCCAGCTTCTTAAACAGAATACTGTGGGTCGTCACCAGAATCTTAAGAATGAGATTTCAAGCCCCATTTCTGTCTTACAGCCAAAGAgtgaagagctccacaag GTACAGTTACATGGTGCTTCACCTATGCTACCTGTCACCACTATGGAGAAAGCAACAAAATGGGAGCCTGAGAGCATGAAAGGGATGGAATCACATGATGCCTATCTGATAGCCAGCCAACTAAATCTTCTGAACGAGCAGCAGGATGCATCTTATGTCGCTAACCTCCAGTTGGAACTCCGGCAAGCACGTGATCGGGTGGATGAGCTGGAAAGTGAGCGCCGCTCGACTAAGAAGAAACTTGACCACTTGTTCAAGAAACTTGCAGAGGagaaagcagcttggaagagtagAGAGCATGAGAAGGTGCGTGCTGTTCTTGAAGACATGAAGGCAAACCTTGATCATGAGAAGAAGAACAGGAGGCGGCTGGAGTTGATCAACATGAAGCTCGTCAGTGAGTTGAAAGAGACCAAGATGTCGGCAAACCAGCTGCTGCAAGAGTATGACGAGGAGAGGAAGACACGTGAGCTCACCGAGGAGGTGTGCAACGAGCTAGCAAGGGAGGTGGAGGAAGACAAAGCCGAGATCGAGGCCTTGAAACATGACTCCATGAAGCTGCGAGAGGAGGTGGATGAGGAGCGGAAGATGCTACAGATGGCTGAGGTGTGGCGTGAAGAACGGGTGCAGATGAAGCTTGTCGATGCAAAACTCACTTTGGATGCCAAATACACAGAATTGAGCAAACTGCAACAGGATGTTGAGGCTTTTATTGCAGCATGCAGTTGTTCTCGAGGAGGCGTCACGGTGGTGGAAGAAGCAGAGAAAATAATACAGACGATCAAGTCAGTCAGGGCACAGGAGACTGAATTCAGGTATGAGCCACCAGCAGCATCAGAAGACATATTTTCCATTTTTGAAGAGCTGCGCCCAAGTGACGAGCCTGTAATTAAGGAGATCGAGCAGTGCTACAACAACAGCTCCACCGTATGTGAATCAGAAATCCAAGAGGCTAGCGCAATGACAGATATGTTCCTGGAAAAGCCGGCCAAGGTGTACGCTAATAAAAAACCTCACAATgagagtgatgatggagatgccAGCAGCTGGGAAACGATCAGCCACGAGGAAATGCAGGGTTCAAGTGGTTCACCCGACGGAAGCGAGTCATCAGTCAACAAGATCTTTGACGGTAGCATTTCTTGGACCAGCAGAACCGATTTCGAGTATGGTGAGATCGAGAAGCTGAAGGATGATCTGGCTGATGCATACCTGACAACCATGAGCCAGCCCAAGAAGAAAGAGTCAGCCATCTCAAAGCTCTGGAAGTCGTCTCGTCCAAAGAACAGTGATGTCTGCAAGAAAGATGCCATGGAGGCACTGAACGGCAGATCATCAAATGTACGGCTATCGGTCGGGACTCACTCCACCATCGAAAGCGGTATTCAAGAGATAGGCCTCAGTCCGCCAAGCGCCGAGCAATGGAGCTCGCCGGACTCGATGAACATCCAATTCAACCGGGGGTTCAGGGGCTGCATGGAGTACCCGCGGACGTCCCAGAAGCACAGCCTGAAGGAGAAGCTCATGGAGGCGCGGATGGTGAGCCAGAAGCTGCAGCTCCGCCAAGTGCTCAAGCAGAAGATCTAG